The proteins below come from a single Asanoa ferruginea genomic window:
- a CDS encoding TetR/AcrR family transcriptional regulator: MPSRPTFKRLPRAVREQQMLDAAVRVFARRGFHAASMDEIADEAGISKPMVYAYLGSKDDLFRACVNQEGTRLLESIVAVVRDDLPADEQLWRGLRGFFGFVGAHREGWAVLYRQASGRQPFAADIAALRGRIVEVVAGMLGRAVLASGGTEAREPDLTASAYALVGAAESVADWLADHPEADPDHSAARLMNFTWLGARQLLQGELWQPSSA, encoded by the coding sequence GTGCCGAGCCGGCCAACGTTCAAGCGCCTTCCGCGCGCCGTCCGCGAGCAACAGATGCTCGACGCGGCCGTGCGGGTCTTCGCGCGCCGCGGCTTCCACGCGGCCAGCATGGATGAGATCGCCGACGAGGCCGGCATTTCAAAACCAATGGTGTACGCCTACCTGGGCAGCAAAGACGACCTCTTCCGGGCCTGCGTCAACCAGGAAGGCACCCGCCTGCTCGAGTCGATCGTGGCGGTGGTGCGCGACGACCTGCCGGCCGACGAGCAACTCTGGCGCGGCCTGCGCGGCTTCTTCGGCTTCGTCGGCGCACACCGCGAGGGCTGGGCCGTGCTCTACCGCCAGGCCAGCGGCCGCCAGCCGTTCGCCGCCGACATCGCCGCCCTCCGCGGCCGCATCGTCGAGGTGGTCGCCGGGATGCTCGGCCGCGCGGTGCTCGCGAGCGGGGGCACCGAGGCCCGCGAGCCGGATCTGACCGCGAGCGCCTACGCCCTCGTCGGCGCGGCCGAGTCGGTCGCCGACTGGCTGGCCGACCACCCCGAGGCCGACCCCGACCACTCGGCCGCGCGACTGATGAACTTCACCTGGCTGGGTGCCCGCCAGCTGTTGCAGGGTGAGCTCTGGCAGCCCAGTTCGGCCTGA
- a CDS encoding SCP2 sterol-binding domain-containing protein, translating to MTDFDPTPFAAVGPKEFAQLVKSTPDAKIAEIMQSDARGKVLDQVFERMPTLFRADRAGSTNAVIHWTVTGRPDGGSDTYEVVIEDGACTVNNTAERDPRLSLTMGPVDFLKIVSGGGNPVMMFMTGKLKAKGDLGLAANIANLFDIPKS from the coding sequence ATGACTGACTTCGACCCGACCCCGTTCGCAGCGGTCGGCCCCAAGGAGTTCGCGCAGCTGGTCAAGTCCACGCCCGACGCAAAGATCGCTGAAATCATGCAGAGCGACGCGCGCGGCAAGGTCCTCGACCAGGTCTTCGAGCGGATGCCGACCCTGTTCCGCGCCGACCGCGCCGGCTCGACCAACGCGGTGATCCACTGGACGGTTACGGGCCGCCCCGATGGTGGCAGCGACACCTACGAGGTGGTCATCGAAGACGGTGCGTGCACCGTCAACAACACCGCCGAGCGCGACCCGCGGCTGTCCCTGACGATGGGCCCGGTCGACTTCCTGAAGATCGTTTCGGGCGGCGGCAACCCGGTGATGATGTTCATGACCGGCAAGCTCAAGGCCAAGGGCGACCTCGGCCTGGCGGCCAACATCGCCAACCTCTTCGACATCCCCAAGAGCTGA
- a CDS encoding acyl-CoA dehydrogenase family protein — protein MAEFSLDLSEEQSDLRDWVHGFAASVVRPAAAEWDAREETPWPVIQEAAKVGLYGFEFLANTWADPTGLSLPIASEELFWGDAGIGMALMGTSLAVAAIYGSGTPDQLVEWVPQCFGSVDSPAVAAFCSTEPAAGSDVGAMRTRAVYDSASDTWVLNGQKAYATNGGIAGVHVVTASVDPALGARGQAAFVVPPGTAGLSSPRKLSKLGLHASHTADVFLDDVRVPGSCLLGGHDALSSRLERARSGQRSSSSSAMRTFEITRPTVGAQAIGVARAAYEYALSYAKTREQFGRPIIENQAVAFALADMRTDIDAARLLVWRAAWMGRNNRPFEAGEGSMSKLRAGEVAVSVTEKALQILGGAGYVRDHPVERWYRDAKIYTIFEGTSEIQRLVVSRAISGHQIR, from the coding sequence ATGGCGGAGTTCTCGCTCGACCTGAGTGAGGAACAAAGCGACCTGCGCGACTGGGTGCACGGCTTCGCGGCTTCGGTCGTGCGCCCCGCTGCGGCGGAGTGGGACGCCCGCGAGGAGACGCCCTGGCCGGTGATCCAGGAGGCGGCCAAGGTCGGCCTCTACGGTTTCGAGTTCCTGGCCAACACCTGGGCCGACCCGACCGGCTTGTCGCTGCCGATCGCGAGCGAAGAACTCTTCTGGGGTGACGCCGGGATCGGCATGGCCCTGATGGGCACGTCGCTGGCGGTGGCCGCGATCTACGGCTCCGGCACGCCCGACCAGCTCGTCGAGTGGGTGCCGCAGTGCTTCGGGTCGGTCGACTCGCCCGCGGTGGCGGCGTTCTGCTCGACGGAGCCTGCTGCTGGTTCTGACGTCGGCGCGATGCGCACCCGGGCGGTCTACGACTCGGCTTCTGACACCTGGGTCCTCAATGGGCAGAAGGCCTATGCCACCAACGGCGGCATCGCCGGCGTGCATGTGGTGACGGCGAGCGTGGATCCCGCTCTGGGTGCTCGCGGGCAGGCGGCTTTCGTGGTGCCGCCCGGGACGGCTGGGCTCTCGTCGCCACGGAAGCTTTCAAAGCTGGGGTTGCACGCCTCGCACACCGCTGACGTCTTTCTCGACGACGTGCGGGTGCCGGGGTCGTGCCTGCTGGGCGGTCATGACGCGCTCTCCTCGCGCTTGGAGCGCGCTCGCTCGGGGCAGCGTTCCTCGTCGTCGTCGGCGATGCGCACCTTCGAGATCACCCGGCCGACGGTGGGCGCGCAGGCGATCGGGGTGGCCCGGGCGGCGTATGAATACGCGCTGTCCTACGCCAAGACCCGGGAGCAGTTCGGGCGGCCGATCATCGAGAACCAGGCGGTGGCGTTCGCCCTGGCCGACATGCGCACCGACATCGACGCGGCGCGGCTGCTGGTGTGGCGGGCGGCGTGGATGGGCCGCAACAACCGCCCGTTCGAGGCCGGCGAGGGCTCGATGTCGAAGCTGCGGGCCGGCGAGGTGGCCGTCTCGGTCACCGAAAAAGCCCTCCAGATCCTCGGCGGTGCCGGGTATGTGCGCGACCACCCGGTCGAGCGCTGGTACCGGGACGCCAAGATCTACACCATCTTCGAGGGGACCTCGGAGATCCAACGGCTGGTGGTCTCCCGAGCGATCTCGGGCCACCAGATCCGGTGA
- a CDS encoding AMP-binding protein has product MTTAHAVLTLARRGLLTPGSPRRVIAQLSALRRWGYGLGGEVHSAAARSPSSVALIDADGALTYGSLLSRASALALGLRASLGIGPGDRVGVLCRNDRGFVLSVVALSLLGADAVLVNTGLSSAQIAAVVRDHGLRLVIHDSSFEVPPGFRSMVRGGAASLVEGPPLSSHNSVRGAGAAVPASTAPDPSLHDTAREAAPAAPASIAPDHSLRDVAAAVDPSTVPHESRHDAVRGAALAAAPPANPDHSPKDTVYGGAPAVHPATGPDHSAQEAARAAALAEAASPAVFLDASLLDAVCSAAPVGVLSPPARPGRTVVLTSGTTGTPKGARRPNPGGLGPLVSILDRIPVRARSRILIAAPLFHTWGYAALQMAFGLRATVVLAPRFTPESTADLVRRHECAAVFAVPVMLERLLEAGCVLPGLRVVAVSGSALPGDLATRFMDANGEVLYNLYGSTEVSWASVATPAELRRSPRAAGRPPHGTQVAILSPSGAPVPAGTVGRIFVGNEMLFEGYAGGASPVESRDGLLATGDLGVLDASGLLTVSGREDDMVISGGENVFPSSVEDLLAALPPVREVAVVGVADEAFGQRLAAFVVLHPGASLSADEVRSHARQHGARFAVPRDVHFVAALPRTATGKVIKGALRS; this is encoded by the coding sequence GTGACGACGGCACACGCCGTCTTAACCCTCGCGCGGCGAGGGCTCCTGACACCGGGCTCACCGCGACGGGTTATCGCGCAGCTTTCCGCTCTTCGCCGCTGGGGCTATGGCCTCGGCGGCGAAGTCCATTCCGCGGCGGCGCGGTCTCCTTCGTCGGTGGCGCTGATCGATGCGGACGGCGCGCTGACCTACGGGTCTTTGTTGTCGCGGGCGTCGGCCTTGGCCTTGGGGTTGCGGGCCTCGCTGGGGATCGGGCCGGGTGACCGGGTCGGGGTGTTGTGCCGCAACGACCGTGGGTTTGTGCTGTCGGTGGTGGCGCTCTCGCTGCTCGGGGCTGACGCCGTTCTGGTCAACACTGGCCTGTCGTCCGCGCAGATCGCCGCGGTGGTTCGTGATCATGGGTTGCGGTTGGTGATCCATGATTCCTCGTTCGAGGTGCCGCCGGGTTTCCGTTCGATGGTTCGGGGCGGGGCGGCCAGTCTGGTTGAAGGGCCGCCGCTCTCCTCGCATAACAGCGTCCGCGGCGCGGGGGCCGCCGTGCCTGCCTCGACCGCCCCGGACCCGTCGCTACACGACACGGCCCGCGAAGCGGCGCCCGCCGCGCCTGCCTCGATCGCCCCGGACCACTCGCTGCGCGACGTGGCGGCCGCCGTTGATCCCTCGACCGTTCCGCACGAGTCGCGACACGACGCGGTCCGCGGCGCGGCGCTCGCCGCGGCTCCCCCGGCCAACCCTGACCACTCGCCGAAAGACACGGTCTATGGCGGGGCGCCAGCCGTGCATCCCGCGACCGGCCCGGACCACTCCGCGCAAGAGGCGGCCCGCGCCGCGGCGCTGGCCGAAGCCGCGTCTCCCGCTGTGTTCCTGGACGCGTCGTTGCTCGACGCGGTCTGCAGCGCGGCGCCCGTCGGGGTCTTGTCGCCGCCAGCGCGGCCGGGACGCACCGTGGTGTTGACGTCTGGAACCACCGGCACGCCCAAGGGCGCGCGGCGACCGAACCCGGGCGGGCTCGGGCCGTTGGTGTCGATCCTCGACCGGATCCCGGTGCGGGCCCGGTCGCGGATACTGATCGCCGCGCCGCTCTTCCACACCTGGGGCTACGCGGCGCTACAGATGGCCTTCGGGCTGCGGGCGACGGTCGTGCTGGCGCCGCGGTTCACTCCCGAGTCGACCGCGGATCTCGTGCGGCGGCATGAGTGTGCTGCCGTGTTCGCCGTACCCGTGATGTTGGAGCGTCTGCTCGAAGCCGGGTGTGTGTTGCCTGGTCTGCGGGTGGTGGCGGTGAGTGGGTCGGCGCTGCCGGGTGATCTCGCGACGCGGTTCATGGACGCCAACGGGGAGGTGCTCTACAACCTCTACGGGTCGACCGAGGTGTCGTGGGCGTCGGTGGCGACGCCCGCTGAGTTGCGCCGGTCGCCGCGGGCCGCCGGGAGGCCGCCGCACGGCACCCAAGTGGCGATCTTGTCCCCGTCTGGGGCGCCGGTGCCGGCTGGCACGGTCGGGCGGATCTTCGTGGGCAACGAGATGCTCTTCGAGGGGTACGCGGGCGGGGCGTCGCCCGTCGAGTCGCGCGACGGGTTGCTGGCCACCGGTGATCTCGGCGTCCTCGACGCTTCCGGCCTGCTCACGGTCTCGGGGCGCGAGGACGACATGGTGATCTCCGGTGGCGAGAACGTGTTTCCGTCTTCGGTGGAGGACCTGCTTGCCGCACTGCCGCCGGTGCGGGAGGTCGCGGTCGTCGGGGTGGCCGACGAGGCGTTCGGCCAGCGGCTGGCCGCGTTCGTGGTGCTCCACCCCGGGGCGTCGCTGTCGGCCGACGAGGTGCGGTCGCATGCACGGCAGCACGGAGCACGGTTCGCGGTGCCGCGGGATGTCCATTTCGTGGCGGCGCTACCCCGCACGGCGACCGGCAAAGTGATCAAAGGTGCGCTGCGCTCCTGA
- a CDS encoding DUF5925 domain-containing protein, whose translation MLHFDDMDVPSDVVDALALSHFVSGDQPWARTKRLDRVRDGASLLPPNAKLVRVAVDEGRDARLATGDGWTVRAVRWRTGGASITVTAVTEELAQSVLDECMFGAAEPAAVDTGEVEIGFWHQSQMGPTRTARHVACDEWTSIRDNYEKTAGEAIDQIAGLTPETVNGRLLIMHGSPGTGKTTALRALARSWRDWCQVDVVIDPQALFTDPGYLARVAAGSQPGTDSRRWRLLLLEDSDDLIRADGLTATTQQLSRLLNLTDGLLGQGGNVIVAVTTNEKIGRLHPAVLRPGRCMAQIEVGPLPYEQATEWLGSSTGVGAYGATLAELLALRDGRPSVATPPAPAASGFYL comes from the coding sequence ATGCTGCACTTCGACGACATGGACGTGCCGTCCGACGTCGTCGACGCGCTAGCGCTGTCGCACTTCGTCTCGGGCGACCAGCCGTGGGCTCGGACCAAGCGACTCGACCGGGTACGCGACGGCGCGAGCCTCCTGCCCCCCAACGCCAAGCTCGTGCGGGTCGCGGTCGACGAGGGCCGCGACGCCCGACTGGCGACCGGCGACGGGTGGACCGTCCGCGCGGTCCGCTGGCGCACCGGCGGCGCGTCGATCACGGTGACCGCGGTCACCGAGGAGCTGGCGCAGTCCGTACTCGACGAGTGCATGTTCGGCGCGGCCGAGCCCGCCGCGGTCGACACCGGCGAGGTCGAGATCGGCTTCTGGCACCAGTCGCAGATGGGCCCGACCCGTACCGCCCGGCACGTGGCCTGCGACGAGTGGACCTCGATCCGCGACAACTATGAGAAGACCGCCGGCGAGGCGATCGACCAGATCGCCGGCCTCACCCCCGAGACGGTCAACGGCCGGCTGCTGATCATGCACGGCAGCCCCGGCACCGGCAAGACCACCGCGCTGCGCGCGCTGGCCCGGTCCTGGCGCGACTGGTGCCAAGTCGACGTCGTGATCGACCCCCAGGCGCTGTTCACCGACCCCGGCTATCTGGCGCGGGTCGCCGCGGGCAGCCAACCCGGCACCGACAGCCGCCGTTGGCGACTGCTCCTGCTCGAGGACAGCGACGACCTGATCCGCGCCGACGGCCTGACCGCGACCACGCAGCAGCTCTCCCGGCTGCTCAACCTGACCGACGGTCTGCTCGGCCAGGGCGGCAACGTGATCGTTGCGGTGACCACCAACGAGAAGATCGGCCGCCTGCACCCGGCGGTGCTGCGGCCTGGTCGGTGCATGGCGCAGATCGAGGTCGGCCCGCTGCCGTACGAGCAGGCAACCGAATGGCTCGGCTCCTCGACCGGCGTCGGCGCTTACGGTGCGACGCTGGCCGAACTGCTGGCCCTGCGCGACGGCCGTCCGTCGGTGGCGACCCCACCCGCACCCGCCGCGAGCGGCTTCTACCTCTGA
- a CDS encoding NUDIX domain-containing protein, translating into MSVPAVVDLVERLDTADLVEAEHKTDTLRWLAGTTDVFRRIKPDTPPRHLVSYVVPIEGDGNVLLVDHVNAGLWLPPGGHVEPGEHPADTARREAFEELGLRVTVGDPVFLTVTETIGIDRGHTDVSLWFPVAAHQGQRIRPDQREFAATRWWSADELTSADPARFDPHFFRFLRKIGFLRKAEVVR; encoded by the coding sequence ATGAGCGTGCCTGCGGTAGTGGATCTTGTTGAGCGGTTGGACACGGCGGACCTGGTCGAGGCCGAGCACAAGACCGACACGCTTCGGTGGCTTGCCGGCACGACCGACGTCTTCCGTCGGATCAAGCCGGATACTCCGCCGCGGCACCTGGTGTCCTACGTCGTGCCGATCGAGGGCGACGGCAATGTGTTGCTCGTCGACCACGTCAACGCTGGCCTCTGGCTACCGCCCGGCGGCCACGTCGAACCGGGCGAGCATCCGGCCGACACGGCGCGGCGCGAGGCGTTCGAAGAGCTTGGCCTGCGGGTCACCGTGGGCGACCCGGTCTTTCTCACCGTCACGGAGACGATCGGCATCGACCGTGGGCACACCGACGTGAGCCTTTGGTTCCCGGTAGCGGCGCACCAGGGTCAGCGGATCAGGCCGGATCAGCGCGAGTTCGCCGCCACGCGATGGTGGTCGGCCGATGAGCTGACTTCGGCCGACCCGGCGCGCTTCGATCCGCACTTCTTCCGTTTCCTGAGGAAGATCGGCTTCCTGCGGAAGGCCGAGGTCGTGCGATAG
- a CDS encoding YrdB family protein yields the protein MDAVVKALALTLRFLLELVALAALGYGGWSIPSPVWPSALLAAAYVAVGIAVWSRWVAPRAKHKLPDPQRLLPEWLVFGGATAALIATGHWPLGVAFGALAALDRVALWRLGADTDGGSISPTP from the coding sequence GTGGACGCCGTCGTGAAAGCTCTCGCGTTAACCCTCCGTTTCCTGCTGGAACTCGTTGCCCTGGCCGCGCTCGGCTATGGCGGCTGGAGCATTCCATCGCCGGTCTGGCCGAGCGCACTGCTGGCGGCCGCGTACGTGGCTGTTGGCATCGCGGTCTGGAGCCGCTGGGTAGCTCCCCGTGCCAAGCACAAACTCCCCGATCCTCAACGCCTCCTCCCCGAGTGGCTCGTCTTCGGCGGGGCGACCGCGGCTCTGATCGCCACCGGCCATTGGCCGCTTGGCGTCGCTTTCGGTGCGTTGGCGGCCCTCGATCGCGTCGCCCTGTGGCGCCTGGGCGCCGACACCGACGGCGGATCCATCTCGCCGACACCGTGA
- a CDS encoding SRPBCC family protein, with protein sequence MKPYEPGPLAEARTEQAADGRWTLVFIRDFPHPPPRVWRALTAPGELGEWAPYTADRDLAALGPATLTMIDGDQNADIAVEVTEVDPERTLTYSWGTDILRWNVAAIAMGSRLTLHHTVSDPSWIPQVAAGWHICLDVAEHLLSGNPVGPIRGNEARAYGWESLRDAYALKLDHPSTEES encoded by the coding sequence ATGAAGCCCTACGAACCGGGTCCACTGGCAGAAGCACGCACCGAGCAGGCGGCCGACGGCCGCTGGACCCTCGTGTTCATTCGCGACTTCCCCCATCCGCCCCCACGCGTCTGGCGGGCGCTGACCGCACCCGGTGAGCTGGGTGAGTGGGCGCCCTACACGGCTGACCGCGATTTGGCCGCGCTCGGTCCCGCGACGTTGACGATGATCGACGGCGACCAAAACGCCGACATCGCGGTGGAGGTGACCGAGGTCGACCCCGAACGAACGCTGACCTATAGCTGGGGCACCGACATCCTCCGCTGGAACGTCGCGGCCATCGCGATGGGCTCCCGCCTGACTCTCCACCACACGGTCAGCGACCCCTCCTGGATCCCTCAGGTGGCCGCCGGCTGGCACATCTGCCTAGACGTCGCCGAGCACCTCCTGTCAGGCAATCCGGTCGGGCCGATTCGCGGCAACGAGGCGCGCGCCTACGGCTGGGAATCCCTCCGAGACGCCTACGCCCTGAAGCTCGACCACCCATCAACCGAGGAAAGCTAG
- a CDS encoding ArsR/SmtB family transcription factor yields the protein MPVNAFAVLAEPARRRILDELRVSDRSVGELVAALTISQPAVSKHLKVLREAGFVSSRIAAQHRIYHVEPAQFAAIDEWLAPYRLLWTKHLDRLARHLDTTE from the coding sequence GTGCCTGTGAATGCTTTCGCGGTGCTGGCGGAGCCGGCACGCCGGCGGATCCTTGACGAGCTGCGTGTCTCCGACCGCAGCGTGGGCGAGCTGGTCGCCGCGTTGACGATCAGCCAGCCGGCAGTGTCCAAGCACCTCAAGGTGCTGCGCGAGGCGGGCTTCGTCTCGTCACGCATCGCGGCGCAACACCGGATCTACCACGTCGAGCCGGCCCAGTTCGCGGCGATCGACGAGTGGCTCGCGCCCTACCGTCTGCTGTGGACAAAGCATCTCGACAGGCTGGCTCGCCATCTCGATACGACGGAGTAG
- a CDS encoding SDR family NAD(P)-dependent oxidoreductase, producing MSRVVVVSGGGTGIGRAVAASCAKDGDTVVIVGRRADVLAVTAEEIGAHPIVADVGEVSDAERVASEVHERFGRVDVLVNNAGGNAVLALPDPGPEVGPVARASAAWTANFKSNVLTAVHLTEALRDLLADDARVVLLSSIAAFRGSGSGSYGGSKAALHPYAIDLAAALGPRGITVNVVAPGYTTETEFFADTMTDQRHEMLVGQALNKRPGHTDDVAATISWLTSPSAGHVTAQIIQVNGGALPGR from the coding sequence ATGTCACGGGTGGTGGTAGTCAGCGGCGGAGGAACCGGCATCGGCCGGGCGGTGGCCGCGTCGTGCGCGAAAGACGGCGACACGGTGGTGATCGTCGGCCGACGGGCCGACGTTCTGGCCGTGACGGCGGAAGAAATCGGCGCGCACCCGATCGTCGCCGACGTGGGCGAGGTCAGCGACGCGGAGCGGGTAGCGAGTGAGGTTCACGAGCGCTTCGGTCGGGTCGACGTGCTGGTCAACAACGCCGGCGGCAACGCGGTGCTGGCATTGCCCGACCCGGGCCCAGAGGTTGGCCCGGTGGCGCGAGCGTCAGCCGCGTGGACGGCCAACTTCAAGTCCAATGTGCTCACTGCCGTGCACCTCACGGAAGCGCTGCGCGACCTGCTCGCCGACGACGCGCGGGTCGTGCTGCTCAGCTCGATTGCCGCGTTCCGCGGCTCGGGCAGCGGCTCCTACGGCGGTAGCAAGGCGGCGCTGCACCCCTACGCGATCGACCTCGCCGCGGCGCTCGGCCCGCGTGGCATCACGGTGAACGTGGTCGCACCGGGCTACACGACCGAGACGGAGTTCTTCGCCGACACGATGACCGACCAGCGCCACGAGATGCTGGTCGGCCAGGCGCTCAACAAGCGCCCCGGGCACACCGACGATGTCGCCGCCACGATAAGTTGGCTGACCTCACCGAGCGCCGGTCACGTCACCGCGCAGATCATCCAGGTGAACGGAGGTGCGCTGCCTGGCCGTTAG
- a CDS encoding SDR family NAD(P)-dependent oxidoreductase, which yields MLEHKKAIVYGGGGAIGAEIARVFAAQGARVYLAGRTGSALSAVAAQIGALGREPAETSVVDVLDEVSVNAFAAQVGAVDICVNAVGLDGGAQGMPLIEMSADTVVGPIADAARSAYNTAKAAAVHMRDGVIIMLSTPMARMPVAMTGPFGSASAAVETLARQLAAELGPRGTRVVCLRLTGIPETALRLGSQTERVWRDAAARLGMSFEEVAEAAGAGSPLGRPLTVARVAEVAAFVASDQAGALTGTVLNVSAGAVVD from the coding sequence ATGCTTGAACACAAAAAGGCGATCGTGTACGGCGGCGGCGGCGCGATCGGCGCCGAGATCGCTCGCGTTTTCGCAGCTCAGGGCGCCCGCGTCTATCTGGCGGGGCGGACCGGGTCGGCCCTTTCCGCGGTCGCCGCGCAGATCGGCGCACTCGGCCGCGAGCCGGCCGAGACGTCCGTGGTGGATGTGCTCGACGAGGTGTCCGTGAACGCGTTCGCAGCTCAGGTCGGCGCTGTCGACATCTGTGTCAACGCGGTCGGCCTCGACGGCGGCGCGCAAGGCATGCCCTTGATCGAAATGAGCGCCGACACTGTCGTCGGGCCGATTGCCGACGCCGCGCGGTCCGCCTATAACACCGCCAAGGCGGCGGCGGTGCACATGAGGGACGGCGTGATCATCATGCTGTCGACCCCGATGGCCCGGATGCCGGTCGCCATGACCGGCCCGTTCGGCAGCGCGTCGGCGGCGGTCGAGACGCTGGCCCGGCAGCTGGCCGCGGAGCTCGGGCCCCGCGGCACCCGGGTGGTCTGCCTCCGGTTGACCGGCATTCCCGAGACGGCCCTCCGGTTGGGCTCGCAGACCGAGCGGGTGTGGCGCGACGCCGCCGCCCGGCTCGGCATGTCGTTCGAGGAGGTCGCCGAAGCGGCCGGGGCGGGGAGCCCGCTCGGTCGGCCGCTCACGGTGGCCCGGGTCGCGGAGGTGGCGGCGTTCGTCGCCTCCGATCAGGCCGGCGCCCTGACCGGCACGGTCCTGAACGTGAGCGCCGGCGCGGTGGTGGACTAG
- the galE gene encoding UDP-glucose 4-epimerase GalE — MKLLVTGGAGYIGSVVVHQLLDAGHTVEVIDDLSTGHVGSLPGEVMLHKRDLHEVGEVLTADAGFDGVLHFAAKIAAGESVERPEIYWHTNVSGSLALLDAVRLAGVQRLVFSSTAAVYGNPSTLPITEQAPVAPTNPYGWTKLAVDMAIAHAVKAHQLGATSLRYFNVAGAALDGPIPLGECHEPETHLIPAALEVAAGLRPSLRIFGGDYPTRDGTCVRDYIHVEDLAAAHLLALEAIDPGRHKIYNLGNGKGFSNLQIVEMVRTVTGEEVKVSPAPRRAGDPATLIASSVRARAELGWVAAKPDLASIVEDAWTFFQTRRIAGSTG, encoded by the coding sequence ATGAAGTTGCTCGTGACCGGCGGTGCCGGCTATATCGGGTCCGTTGTCGTGCATCAACTGCTTGACGCCGGCCACACGGTCGAGGTCATCGACGACCTCTCGACGGGCCACGTCGGCTCGCTGCCGGGTGAAGTGATGTTGCACAAGCGCGACCTGCACGAGGTCGGCGAGGTGCTGACGGCTGACGCGGGGTTCGACGGGGTGCTGCATTTCGCCGCCAAGATCGCTGCTGGCGAGTCGGTGGAGCGGCCCGAGATCTACTGGCACACCAACGTGTCCGGTTCGCTGGCGCTGCTCGACGCGGTGCGGCTGGCCGGCGTGCAGCGGTTGGTGTTCAGCTCGACCGCGGCCGTCTACGGCAACCCGAGCACGCTTCCGATCACCGAGCAGGCCCCGGTCGCGCCGACCAACCCCTACGGCTGGACCAAGCTCGCCGTCGACATGGCCATCGCCCACGCGGTCAAGGCGCACCAGCTGGGCGCGACCAGCCTGCGCTACTTCAACGTGGCGGGCGCGGCCCTCGACGGCCCGATCCCGCTGGGCGAGTGTCACGAGCCGGAGACCCACCTGATCCCGGCCGCGCTCGAGGTCGCGGCGGGCCTGCGACCGAGCCTGCGGATCTTCGGTGGCGACTACCCGACCCGCGACGGCACGTGCGTGCGCGACTACATCCACGTCGAGGATCTCGCCGCGGCGCATCTGCTCGCGCTCGAGGCGATCGATCCGGGGCGTCACAAGATCTACAACCTGGGCAACGGCAAGGGTTTCTCCAACCTCCAGATCGTGGAGATGGTCCGCACGGTGACCGGCGAGGAGGTGAAGGTCTCACCCGCTCCGCGCCGCGCCGGTGACCCCGCTACGCTCATCGCGTCGTCGGTCCGGGCACGCGCTGAGCTGGGCTGGGTCGCCGCCAAGCCCGACCTGGCATCGATCGTGGAGGACGCATGGACCTTCTTCCAGACGCGCCGCATCGCCGGCTCAACCGGCTGA